One Microplitis demolitor isolate Queensland-Clemson2020A chromosome 2, iyMicDemo2.1a, whole genome shotgun sequence DNA segment encodes these proteins:
- the LOC103577701 gene encoding uncharacterized protein LOC103577701 — MMAESSGDAIPIQNYQEDVVVVPIDVHQRHNCQVSQIFDPDKALKIAEAQPNNLIPKKTRTEYFREYKARKRIRIQSTSDTPSIALKKGDTLNAGGNLNNPFEFVALPCRDINTTRRKNNAEYMREYRARQKIRRQLTNGTSSGVHQKDNVLQADDILSNPFEFVGLPCRNVRVQRRKSTAEYMRVYRARKKICIQSTSDTPSFVIKEDSILQADNDLNNPIEGVKSPCQDIKALRRKTLAMYMREYRARKKNLNQSTSDPLVIPQQENDILQADDSNNVHKFVELPKPNSKVTRRKMRTEYMRGYRAQKKICIQPMSDTSSVAHLQEDDISSQTCDDPSNAHELVELSDQDINAVRQKRATESMREHIPVKLEPFQESQNQVPYLDESENATLLFNSDFHRHQLAHEEIKMEFVENPFNGVCSACNGLCFKYDLQPPSSEHEDILKIIVPHLDKDDILICNTCRQSLDTKNIRTMAVYNGFEFPRKLEHLPSLDLISERLISPRIPFMQIRRLRQVNGQYVIHGQVINVSDCIYTMVNSLLKNIADDHCINVDVKRKKIYKSSYLHGIVNKGTIKLWLKFLVKSPRYTTYYIKIDQFSFDGVNLEPKSYNSCCRFKR, encoded by the coding sequence ATGATGGCAGAATCTAGTGGAGATGCTATTCCAATCCAAAATTATCAGGAAGATGTTGTAGTTGTTCCAATCGATGTTCATCAACGTCATAATTGTCAAGTCAGTCAGATTTTTGATCCAGACAAGGCATTAAAAATTGCAGAAGCGCAGCCAAACAATCTTATTCCTAAAAAAACGCGAACTGAATATTTTCGAGAGTACAAAGCTCGGAAAAGAATTCGCATTCAATCCACTAGTGACACTCCTTCAATTGCCCTTAAAAAAGGTGATACTTTAAATGCTGgtggtaatttaaataatccgtTTGAATTTGTTGCATTACCTTGTCGAGACATCAATACGACACGTAGAAAAAACAATGCTGAGTATATGCGAGAGTACAGAGCCCGGCAAAAAATTCGCCGTCAATTAACTAATGGTACTTCTTCAGGTGTCCATCAAAAAGATAATGTTTTACAAGCTGATGACATTTTGAGTAATCCGTTTGAATTTGTCGGATTACCTTGTCGAAACGTCAGAGTGCAACGTAGAAAATCAACAGCTGAGTATATGCGAGTGTACAGAGCTCGGAAGAAAATTTGCATTCAATCCACTAGTGATACTCCTTCATTTGTCATTAAAGAAGATAGTATTTTACAAGCtgataatgatttaaataatccgATTGAAGGTGTCAAATCACCTTGTCAAGACATTAAAGCCCTACGTAGAAAAACACTGGCTATGTATATGCGAGAATACAGagcccgaaaaaaaaatcttaatcaATCAACCAGTGATCCTTTAGTTATCCCTCAACaagaaaatgatattttacaagctgatgattcaaataatgtacataaatttgttgaattaCCTAAGCCCAACTCCAAAGTGACACGTAGGAAAATGCGAACTGAGTATATGCGAGGGTACAGAgcccagaaaaaaatttgcattcaACCCATGAGTGATACTTCTTCAGTTGCCCATCTTCAAGAAGATGATATTAGCTCTCAAACTTGTGATGACCCAAGTAATGCGCATGAATTAGTCGAATTATCTGACCAAGACATCAACGCAGTACGTCAGAAAAGAGCAACTGAGAGTATGCGAGAACACATTCCCGTTAAATTAGAACCATTTCAAGAATCGCAAAATCAAGTACCATATCTTGACGAGAGTGAAAATGCTACTCTGTTATTTAACAGCGATTTTCACCGTCATCAGCTTGCtcatgaagaaataaaaatggaatttGTGGAAAATCCATTTAATGGCGTTTGTTCAGCTTGTAACGGACTATGCTTTAAATATGATTTACAACCTCCATCTTCCGAACatgaagatattttgaaaattatagttCCACATCTTGATAaagatgatattttaatatgtaaTACATGCAGACAATCTTTGGACACGAAAAACATTCGAACCATGGCTGTTTATAACGGATTCGAATTTCCACGGAAACTTGAACATTTACCCTCGTTAGACTTAATTTCAGAAAGATTGATTTCTCCACGAATTCCATTCATGCAAATACGACGACTGAGGCAAGTTAATGGTCAATATGTCATTCATGGTCAAGTAATTAATGTTTCCGATTGTATCTATACGATGGTCAATAGTCTCCTTAAAAATATTGCTGATGATCACTGTATCAATGTGGAtgttaaacgaaaaaaaatttataagtcgAGTTATTTACACGGTATAGTCAACAAAGGTACCATAAAACTTtggttgaaatttttagtgaaatcTCCACGTTATACTacgtattatataaaaattgatcagTTTTCTTTCGATGGTGTTAACCTTGAACCAAAATCTTATAACTCATGCTGTAGATTTAAAAGATAG